A portion of the Streptococcus urinalis 2285-97 genome contains these proteins:
- a CDS encoding nucleotidyl transferase AbiEii/AbiGii toxin family protein → MKFSNANSFKAKIKNIAREKGIPAQQVQQNYLIEKILKLISESRYKDSFIVKGGFLIGQMIGLDKRTTMDLDVTLKGQPLSEENIQTIFKEIVSQPSEGFQFEVDMLEPIRQDDEYGGFTLKLKATFDTLREVVFIDITTGDRITPREITYQLQSVFSENKLEVWTYNLETVIAEKLETVIRRGAASTRPRDRYDLFTLYHFRKDEIDIPILKTALNNTAKKRESLDVLTNWESQLEEIRSSDYQNQLWSRYQKSFRYASEISFEESVEVVAIILKHLGI, encoded by the coding sequence GTGAAATTTTCAAATGCCAATAGTTTCAAAGCAAAAATCAAGAATATTGCAAGAGAAAAAGGGATACCTGCTCAACAAGTTCAGCAGAACTATTTGATTGAGAAAATCTTAAAACTCATCTCTGAAAGTCGGTATAAAGATTCTTTCATTGTGAAAGGTGGATTCCTTATCGGACAGATGATTGGCTTAGATAAACGAACAACTATGGATTTAGATGTTACTTTGAAAGGTCAACCTCTTAGTGAGGAGAATATTCAAACAATCTTCAAAGAAATTGTAAGTCAACCTTCTGAAGGTTTCCAATTTGAAGTTGATATGTTAGAGCCAATTCGACAAGATGATGAATATGGGGGCTTTACCCTCAAACTCAAGGCGACATTCGATACCCTACGTGAAGTTGTCTTTATTGATATAACAACAGGTGATCGGATAACGCCACGAGAAATTACTTATCAATTGCAGTCTGTTTTTTCAGAGAATAAACTAGAAGTTTGGACTTATAATTTAGAAACTGTTATTGCTGAAAAATTAGAAACGGTTATTCGTCGAGGAGCTGCTTCAACTAGACCTCGTGACCGCTATGACCTCTTCACATTATATCATTTTCGAAAAGATGAGATTGATATCCCAATATTGAAAACTGCTCTAAACAATACTGCTAAGAAAAGAGAAAGCTTAGATGTTTTGACAAATTGGGAAAGTCAACTAGAGGAAATCCGTAGTTCTGACTATCAGAATCAGCTTTGGTCTCGCTATCAAAAATCATTTAGATATGCCAGTGAAATTAGTTTTGAGGAATCAGTGGAAGTGGTGGCAATTATTTTAAAACACTTAGGGATTTAG
- a CDS encoding type IV toxin-antitoxin system AbiEi family antitoxin domain-containing protein, with the protein MDLLEKPVYNYIKKNHGLITFRDIEELNFSYQQLNQLVSKGKLESIERGIYHLPDTYIDDFFSLQYRFPKGIYSLETALWLHGLSLTVPFEPVMTFPFGTNTRLMKEAGVKPIVARKHHEIGIIKLERQAGQFISVYDMERTLVECLRTAYHVDVQVIAPAFQAYFKKGAVNYAKLYHYAQLFKVTEKLQSYVEVLS; encoded by the coding sequence GTGGATTTGTTAGAGAAACCTGTCTATAATTACATAAAAAAAAATCATGGCCTTATAACTTTTCGTGATATAGAAGAGCTTAACTTTTCTTACCAACAACTGAATCAATTGGTCTCAAAAGGTAAATTGGAATCAATTGAAAGAGGCATTTATCATCTGCCTGATACCTATATTGATGATTTCTTTAGTTTACAGTATCGTTTTCCAAAAGGAATTTATTCCTTAGAAACAGCACTATGGTTACATGGCCTTTCCCTCACTGTTCCATTTGAACCTGTGATGACTTTTCCTTTTGGAACGAACACGAGGCTAATGAAAGAAGCTGGTGTTAAGCCGATTGTTGCTAGAAAACATCATGAAATCGGTATTATAAAACTAGAGCGACAGGCTGGACAGTTTATCTCAGTATATGATATGGAACGAACTTTGGTAGAGTGTTTGCGAACAGCTTATCATGTTGATGTTCAAGTCATTGCTCCAGCGTTTCAAGCTTACTTTAAAAAAGGAGCTGTGAATTATGCCAAGTTGTACCACTATGCACAACTATTTAAAGTCACTGAAAAGCTACAATCTTATGTGGAGGTCTTGTCGTGA
- a CDS encoding phage tail tip lysozyme, with protein MTREQQKVKVARKTFQSSLKASRIHYRREKKGLKRSLPKRRFIMRRAEKAETREQRQTLKQTYQEEKDLATDTFKEAISYVSPRWLKSKEIKKYRLPQARQRLVVARKHLAEVKMAEKEEAVTSKFTYQKKPTESKTSRFQFQKEKPLERLQAEKEVKSAKRDVKQLKKAHQFKNPSTKVKRGLRYVASESLDVVAQDDDLEGIRTLKESVIKGRRYGRFTYQSGKLLVKSGQTGLRFTKTKAAHSRERYQNFKKGKGFTRQKPLKPKRRYHTFLKQARRHSVSGIRGVIQAIKNSLTFFSSIALNPMTWVVSGLLFFFLLMMIFVIGISGTTLIQQDESELTKAYTHMTWEDAENTRTNPTGITYYTKIDDVMGFMNLKYQDYALEEVMENGDKTYQAYLSQLWQDLNGGDSLKSMLELTKEPAYKLSDEDREDLKELSEEGTYLALQELDNPFQNQTEDDALTMTVRYGYDVIDDKPTLHHHIILEAKENQVIVAPMDGKVSLEGENIIITSGKGLNKSQLTLFNIHTGRVTDGQKVQAGEVIGQTKDGAGLKVTYQKVDDDSEKLVYVNPAFYFPKVIQLQTTILPTIGQFGGDEFERAKAIYDYLKSKGATNQAIAAILGNWSVESSINPKRAEGDYLSPPVGASASSWDDEGWLSLNGPAIYNGRYPNILRRGLGLGQWTDTADGSRRHTLLLECANRKKQKWYDLGLQLDFMLNGDNPYYTNWLKDFFKNSGSPASLAQLFLIYWEGNSGDKLLDRQTRATEWYYQIEKGFSQPNGGTAQSDPKALEAVRGDLYNNSVPGGGDGMGYAYGQCTWGVAARINQLGLKLKGRNGEKIPIISTMGNGQDWVATAARLGGETGKLPKAGAIISFAGGAHGTPAAYGHVSFVEKVYPDGSFLISETNYNGNPNYTFRKLSGVDSTISFAYTTK; from the coding sequence ATGACAAGAGAGCAACAGAAGGTCAAGGTTGCCCGTAAAACCTTTCAGAGTAGTTTAAAGGCTAGTCGTATCCATTACCGTAGGGAGAAGAAGGGGTTAAAACGCTCACTTCCTAAACGACGCTTTATCATGCGCCGAGCTGAGAAAGCTGAAACAAGGGAACAACGACAGACTCTGAAGCAAACCTATCAGGAGGAAAAAGACCTAGCGACAGATACCTTTAAGGAAGCGATTTCCTATGTGTCTCCCAGATGGCTAAAAAGTAAGGAAATTAAGAAGTATCGGCTTCCTCAAGCCAGACAGCGCCTAGTAGTAGCGAGAAAACACTTGGCAGAGGTCAAGATGGCCGAAAAAGAGGAGGCTGTTACCTCTAAGTTTACCTATCAGAAAAAGCCAACAGAATCAAAAACGTCACGGTTTCAGTTTCAAAAAGAAAAACCTCTTGAACGCCTTCAGGCAGAAAAAGAGGTGAAATCAGCTAAGCGTGACGTGAAACAACTGAAAAAAGCACATCAGTTTAAGAACCCCTCGACCAAGGTCAAACGAGGCTTACGCTATGTCGCCTCAGAATCACTGGATGTAGTCGCTCAAGATGATGACTTGGAGGGAATTAGAACCCTAAAAGAGTCTGTGATTAAAGGAAGACGCTATGGGAGATTTACTTATCAGTCAGGAAAACTCCTTGTCAAAAGTGGGCAGACAGGTCTTCGGTTTACTAAGACGAAAGCCGCTCATAGTAGGGAGCGGTATCAGAACTTTAAAAAGGGGAAAGGGTTCACCCGTCAGAAGCCCTTAAAGCCCAAAAGGAGATACCACACCTTTCTCAAGCAAGCCAGAAGGCACAGTGTGTCAGGAATCAGAGGGGTTATTCAAGCGATTAAGAATAGCCTGACCTTCTTTTCATCGATTGCCCTTAATCCTATGACTTGGGTCGTGTCAGGCCTCTTGTTTTTCTTTCTTTTGATGATGATTTTTGTTATAGGAATTTCAGGAACTACTCTCATTCAACAGGATGAGAGTGAACTGACAAAAGCCTATACGCACATGACGTGGGAAGATGCGGAAAACACTCGAACCAATCCCACTGGCATTACCTACTACACCAAGATTGATGACGTCATGGGCTTTATGAATCTCAAGTATCAAGATTATGCTTTAGAAGAAGTCATGGAAAATGGTGATAAGACTTATCAAGCCTATCTCAGTCAGCTTTGGCAGGACTTAAACGGTGGGGATTCTTTAAAATCCATGCTTGAGTTGACCAAGGAGCCTGCCTACAAACTCTCTGATGAGGATCGAGAAGACTTAAAGGAATTAAGTGAGGAAGGCACCTACCTTGCCCTCCAAGAATTGGATAATCCTTTTCAAAATCAGACTGAAGATGACGCGCTAACCATGACAGTCCGCTATGGCTATGATGTGATTGATGACAAGCCAACGCTTCATCATCATATCATTCTAGAAGCCAAAGAGAATCAAGTAATTGTGGCTCCTATGGATGGTAAGGTTTCCCTAGAGGGAGAGAACATTATCATCACGTCAGGTAAGGGACTAAACAAGTCTCAATTGACCTTGTTTAATATCCATACTGGTCGAGTGACAGACGGTCAGAAAGTCCAAGCAGGGGAAGTGATTGGTCAAACTAAGGATGGTGCTGGTCTTAAAGTGACCTATCAAAAGGTAGACGATGATTCAGAGAAACTGGTTTACGTCAATCCAGCCTTTTACTTTCCTAAAGTCATTCAACTCCAAACGACCATTCTACCTACCATTGGTCAATTTGGAGGCGATGAGTTCGAGAGAGCAAAGGCGATTTATGACTATCTCAAAAGTAAAGGTGCGACCAATCAAGCTATCGCAGCCATTTTAGGAAACTGGTCAGTAGAATCATCCATTAATCCCAAACGAGCTGAAGGGGACTACTTATCGCCTCCTGTTGGGGCAAGTGCCAGTTCTTGGGACGATGAGGGCTGGTTGTCTCTTAATGGCCCAGCTATCTATAATGGCAGGTACCCAAATATTCTAAGACGTGGCTTGGGCTTAGGGCAATGGACAGATACAGCAGATGGGTCACGCAGACATACCTTGTTATTAGAGTGTGCTAACCGAAAAAAGCAGAAGTGGTATGACTTAGGATTACAACTGGATTTTATGCTCAATGGGGACAATCCTTACTATACCAACTGGTTAAAAGATTTCTTCAAAAACTCAGGAAGTCCAGCCAGTCTTGCCCAACTCTTTCTCATTTATTGGGAAGGAAATAGTGGTGATAAGCTCTTAGATCGTCAAACCAGAGCCACCGAGTGGTATTACCAAATTGAGAAAGGCTTTAGCCAACCAAATGGTGGAACAGCCCAAAGTGATCCAAAAGCGCTGGAAGCGGTTCGAGGAGACCTTTATAACAACTCCGTTCCAGGTGGGGGTGACGGTATGGGTTATGCCTATGGGCAATGTACGTGGGGAGTGGCCGCTCGTATCAACCAATTGGGCTTGAAACTCAAAGGACGAAACGGTGAGAAAATCCCAATCATTAGTACCATGGGGAATGGTCAAGATTGGGTGGCGACAGCAGCACGTCTTGGTGGTGAAACAGGTAAGCTACCAAAAGCAGGAGCGATTATTTCCTTTGCGGGAGGCGCTCATGGAACACCTGCCGCTTATGGTCACGTGTCGTTTGTGGAGAAGGTTTACCCAGATGGGTCTTTCCTTATCTCAGAAACCAACTATAATGGCAACCCTAACTATACCTTCCGTAAGTTATCAGGAGTCGATAGTACAATTAGCTTTGCCTATACAACGAAATAA
- a CDS encoding VirB4-like conjugal transfer ATPase, CD1110 family, protein MKKTNRSMKPKTSSKHKKTRKPKEEVLPTTVNTLLYQGLFPNGLMQVTPGYFSQSYLLGDVNYQTVGLEDKGAIMENYSDLINSLDDKTNFQLTIFNQRVNLDKFRKGVLYPLHEDGYDTYREELNRIMENNLEAGENNFSAVKFISFGKSDQNPKLAYRSLSQIGEYFKSGFSEIDANFTLLSGESRVNHLADMLRGENHLSFTYQDLVRSGQTTKHFIAPTSLSFKHKNHIEMDDKLLQIVYVRDYGMELGDKFLRELMQSDLEVMISLHAKGAAKSEAMTKLRTKKTLMESQKIGEQQKMARSGVYLEKVSQVLESNIDEADELIKTMTQTGDKLFDTLFVIGVFADNEDQLKHSLDIIKQVAGSNDLVIDNLTYMQEAAFNSLLPFGKNYLEGVSRSLLTSNIAVNSPWTSVDLQDKGGKFYGINQISSNIITIDRGKLNTPSGLILGTSGAGKGMATKHEIISTKLKEAESDTEIIIVDPENEYSIIGQAFGGESIDIAPDSTTFLNVLDLSDDNMDEDPIKVKSEFLLSWIGKLLDRKMDGREKSLIDRVTRLTYKHFETPSLVEWVFVLSKQPEQEAKDLALDMELYVEGSLDIFSHRTNIKTDSHFLIYNVKKLGDELKQIALMVIFDQIWNRVVKNQKLGKKTWIYFDEMQLLLLDKYASDFFFKLWSRVRKYGAIPTGITQNVETLLLDANGRRIIANSEFMILLKQAKSDREELVHLLGLSKELEKYLVNPEKGAGLIKAGSTVVPFRNKIPLQTQLFDIMSTDPEKMRGES, encoded by the coding sequence GTGAAAAAAACAAATCGCTCAATGAAACCAAAGACCTCTTCTAAACACAAGAAGACACGTAAACCAAAAGAAGAAGTGCTACCAACAACTGTTAATACGCTTCTTTACCAAGGCCTTTTTCCTAATGGTCTCATGCAGGTTACCCCAGGTTATTTTTCCCAGTCCTATCTTTTAGGGGATGTCAATTACCAGACGGTGGGACTTGAAGATAAGGGAGCGATTATGGAAAACTATTCGGATTTGATTAACAGTTTGGATGACAAGACCAATTTCCAACTTACTATTTTTAACCAAAGGGTCAACTTGGATAAGTTTAGAAAGGGTGTCTTGTACCCCTTACATGAGGATGGGTATGATACCTATCGGGAAGAACTCAACCGTATCATGGAAAATAACCTTGAAGCTGGAGAAAATAACTTTTCAGCTGTTAAATTCATCTCTTTTGGGAAATCAGACCAAAATCCGAAACTCGCTTATCGCTCCCTGTCTCAGATTGGAGAATACTTCAAGAGTGGTTTTTCGGAAATAGATGCGAACTTTACTCTCCTCAGTGGAGAAAGCCGTGTGAATCACTTAGCTGATATGTTGCGAGGGGAAAATCATTTGTCCTTTACTTATCAAGACCTGGTGCGTTCAGGACAAACAACTAAGCACTTTATTGCCCCAACCAGTCTGTCCTTTAAGCACAAAAATCATATTGAAATGGATGATAAACTGCTTCAGATTGTCTATGTTCGTGACTATGGGATGGAGTTGGGGGATAAGTTCTTACGAGAACTCATGCAGTCGGATTTAGAAGTGATGATTAGTCTTCATGCTAAAGGGGCAGCCAAGTCAGAAGCCATGACCAAGCTCCGCACCAAGAAGACTTTGATGGAATCGCAAAAAATCGGGGAACAACAAAAGATGGCACGATCTGGCGTTTATCTTGAAAAGGTTAGTCAGGTTCTAGAAAGTAATATTGATGAAGCCGATGAGTTGATTAAAACCATGACGCAAACAGGCGATAAGCTCTTTGACACCCTTTTTGTGATTGGGGTCTTTGCGGATAACGAAGATCAATTGAAGCACTCCCTTGATATTATCAAACAAGTGGCAGGTTCTAATGACCTTGTGATTGATAATCTGACCTATATGCAAGAAGCTGCCTTTAATAGCTTATTGCCATTTGGCAAGAACTACCTTGAGGGTGTGTCTCGGTCTCTTTTGACCTCAAACATTGCCGTGAATTCCCCGTGGACATCTGTAGACCTTCAAGATAAGGGAGGGAAATTTTATGGGATAAACCAGATTTCAAGTAATATCATCACCATTGACCGGGGGAAACTCAATACCCCATCAGGATTGATTCTAGGGACATCAGGTGCAGGTAAGGGGATGGCGACTAAGCATGAAATCATCTCAACCAAGTTAAAAGAAGCAGAGAGTGATACCGAAATCATCATTGTAGACCCTGAAAATGAGTACAGTATCATTGGTCAAGCCTTTGGTGGGGAAAGCATTGATATCGCGCCTGACTCTACTACTTTCTTAAACGTTTTAGACTTATCCGATGACAATATGGATGAAGACCCAATTAAGGTCAAATCTGAATTTCTATTGTCTTGGATTGGGAAACTCTTAGACCGGAAAATGGATGGTCGAGAAAAGTCATTGATTGACCGTGTGACAAGGTTGACCTATAAGCATTTTGAGACACCATCTCTCGTGGAATGGGTCTTTGTTCTCTCTAAACAACCTGAACAAGAAGCTAAGGACTTAGCCCTTGATATGGAACTTTATGTGGAAGGCTCACTCGACATTTTCTCACACCGCACTAATATTAAAACGGATAGCCATTTCCTCATTTACAATGTCAAAAAGTTGGGGGATGAATTAAAGCAGATTGCCCTCATGGTGATTTTTGACCAGATTTGGAATCGTGTGGTTAAAAACCAAAAACTTGGCAAGAAGACCTGGATTTACTTTGATGAAATGCAGCTTCTGTTGTTGGATAAGTACGCTTCTGATTTCTTCTTCAAATTATGGAGCCGTGTCCGTAAGTATGGAGCCATTCCAACAGGGATTACCCAGAACGTGGAAACCTTACTTCTTGATGCCAACGGCAGACGTATTATCGCTAATAGCGAATTCATGATACTTCTAAAACAAGCTAAAAGTGACCGAGAAGAGTTGGTTCATCTTTTGGGCTTATCTAAGGAGCTTGAGAAATATTTGGTTAACCCAGAAAAGGGAGCTGGATTGATTAAGGCAGGCTCAACGGTTGTTCCCTTTAGGAATAAAATCCCACTTCAAACCCAACTCTTTGACATCATGAGTACCGATCCAGAAAAGATGAGGGGTGAATCATGA
- a CDS encoding PrgI family protein: MNTRVFKDITKVQHRAWLGLTTRQVIFVLPAIAITILILGLNLFYWQFGDWFVYGLIFTFTIPLMLFGVYRPNDLPFETYLNYRWHYEMTIPDRTLTGQKGIQREKNKSLNETKDLF; the protein is encoded by the coding sequence ATGAATACACGTGTTTTTAAGGACATCACAAAAGTCCAACATAGGGCTTGGCTAGGCCTTACCACACGACAAGTTATCTTTGTCTTGCCAGCCATTGCCATTACCATCCTGATTTTAGGGTTAAACCTCTTTTATTGGCAATTTGGGGATTGGTTTGTCTACGGACTTATCTTTACCTTTACCATTCCTCTTATGCTTTTTGGGGTCTATCGCCCTAATGATTTGCCCTTTGAAACGTATCTTAATTATAGATGGCATTATGAAATGACCATACCAGACCGTACACTAACTGGACAGAAAGGAATACAACGTGAAAAAAACAAATCGCTCAATGAAACCAAAGACCTCTTCTAA
- a CDS encoding type IV secretion system protein, whose product MNNTLPSSFVFLASEKISSDSLFEGFNVDLESTANLVKSLADYNPTVWSYMSAITKGVMQPLGVAILAVVLVLEFSKMAKKIANSGGAMTFEAIAPMIVSYIMVAVVITNTTVIVEAILAVASHIIEGVAGVVSHRGTTYETISGLKGSGIIGKLIVGFFAILIWLVRLVSVMVVNLLITIRFIQLYLMIPFAPLTIPTFLSDDWRSVGIGYLKNIMVYALQGVLIFLIISLVPLFESAGKLALSSGAGVMETLATAFGGLVQAILLIIALVGSQRTARSILGM is encoded by the coding sequence ATGAACAACACATTACCTTCATCTTTTGTCTTTCTAGCCTCGGAGAAAATTTCAAGCGATAGCCTATTTGAAGGCTTTAACGTGGACTTGGAATCGACGGCTAACTTGGTCAAATCCCTTGCGGATTATAACCCAACCGTTTGGTCTTATATGTCAGCGATCACAAAAGGAGTGATGCAGCCCTTGGGAGTGGCTATTTTAGCAGTCGTTTTAGTCCTTGAGTTCTCGAAGATGGCTAAGAAAATCGCCAACTCAGGTGGTGCTATGACCTTTGAAGCTATTGCTCCTATGATTGTCTCTTATATCATGGTGGCTGTGGTCATTACAAATACCACCGTTATTGTAGAAGCCATCTTAGCCGTTGCTTCTCACATCATTGAAGGCGTAGCTGGTGTCGTTTCTCATAGGGGAACAACTTATGAGACCATTTCAGGACTTAAAGGGTCAGGAATTATTGGAAAACTCATTGTTGGCTTTTTTGCCATTCTGATATGGTTGGTGCGATTAGTGAGTGTGATGGTGGTGAATCTTCTCATTACCATTCGCTTTATCCAACTCTATCTCATGATTCCATTTGCGCCCCTAACGATTCCGACATTTCTCAGTGATGACTGGCGAAGCGTTGGGATTGGCTACCTGAAAAATATCATGGTCTATGCTCTTCAAGGGGTCTTAATTTTCTTAATCATCTCCCTTGTTCCCCTCTTTGAATCTGCTGGGAAATTAGCACTCTCAAGTGGTGCGGGAGTGATGGAGACGCTAGCGACTGCCTTTGGTGGTTTAGTTCAGGCTATTTTATTGATCATTGCCTTGGTGGGCAGTCAACGGACTGCCAGAAGTATCCTAGGCATGTGA
- a CDS encoding VirD4-like conjugal transfer protein, CD1115 family has product MVSGKKVFIFGILGLTLGYFCHRLVLLYDSLPNQPPLERLAYLLGEGQNQVLSPLWNGHFTGRSVLGFCFGLVTMGLVYLYVSTGQKVYREGAEYGSARFGNSHERKAFLSKNPFNDTILSQNVRLTLLEKKAPQFDRNKNLVVIGGSGSGKTFRFVKPNLIQLNCSNIVVDPKDHLAEKTGKLFLENGYQVKVLDLVNMINSDGFNPFRYVETENDLNRMLTVYFNNTKGNGSRSDPFWDEASMTLVRAIASYLVDFYNPPGSTKEEADSRRKRGRYPSFSEIGKLIKLLSKGENQDKSVLEVMFETYAKTYGTENFTMRNWADFQNYKDKTLDSVIAVTTAKFALFNIQSVIDLTKRDTLDLKTWGTQKTMVYLVIPDNDTTFRFLSALFFSTVFSTLTRQADVDFKGQLPIHVRSYLDEFANVGEIPDFAEQTSTVRSRNMSLVPILQNIAQLQGLYKEKEAWKTILGNCDSLLYLGGNDEETFKFMSGLLGKQTIDVRSTSRSYGQTGSGSTSHQKIARDLMTPDEVGNMKRDECLVRIAGVPVFKEKKYFPLKHKNWQYLADNETDERWWHYHIDPLKTEEVPFEPSDHKVRDLSTENTLH; this is encoded by the coding sequence ATGGTCTCAGGGAAAAAAGTTTTTATCTTTGGTATTTTAGGGCTTACTCTTGGCTATTTCTGCCATCGGCTAGTCTTGCTTTACGATAGCCTACCTAATCAACCGCCCTTGGAACGCCTTGCCTATCTCTTAGGCGAAGGACAGAATCAGGTCTTAAGTCCCTTGTGGAATGGTCATTTTACTGGTAGATCGGTTTTAGGCTTTTGCTTTGGGCTTGTGACGATGGGCCTAGTCTATCTTTATGTTTCAACTGGTCAAAAGGTTTACCGAGAGGGGGCTGAGTATGGCTCTGCCCGTTTTGGAAACAGTCACGAACGCAAAGCCTTTCTCAGTAAAAATCCCTTTAATGACACGATTTTGTCACAAAACGTTAGGCTAACCCTGTTAGAAAAGAAAGCCCCACAGTTTGACCGAAACAAGAACCTTGTGGTCATTGGTGGGTCTGGTAGCGGGAAGACCTTTCGGTTTGTGAAACCCAATCTGATTCAGCTCAACTGTTCAAATATTGTCGTTGACCCTAAGGATCACTTAGCTGAAAAGACAGGGAAGCTCTTTTTAGAAAATGGCTATCAGGTCAAGGTCTTAGACCTCGTAAACATGATTAACTCAGATGGTTTTAACCCTTTTCGCTATGTGGAGACGGAAAACGACTTGAATAGAATGTTAACGGTCTATTTCAATAATACCAAAGGTAATGGCAGTCGCAGTGATCCCTTTTGGGATGAGGCGTCCATGACCTTAGTCCGTGCGATTGCCTCTTACTTGGTGGATTTTTACAATCCTCCAGGTAGCACCAAGGAAGAAGCAGACAGTCGTCGTAAACGAGGGCGTTACCCCTCTTTTTCTGAAATTGGAAAACTCATCAAGCTCTTATCCAAAGGAGAAAATCAAGATAAGAGTGTCTTAGAAGTGATGTTTGAGACCTATGCCAAGACATATGGGACAGAAAACTTCACCATGCGTAACTGGGCAGACTTCCAAAACTACAAGGATAAGACCTTGGATTCAGTAATTGCCGTAACAACGGCTAAGTTTGCCCTCTTTAATATCCAATCTGTCATTGATTTAACCAAACGTGACACCTTGGACTTAAAAACATGGGGAACGCAGAAAACCATGGTCTATCTCGTTATTCCAGATAATGACACCACCTTTCGCTTTCTCTCAGCCCTTTTTTTCTCCACTGTCTTTTCAACCTTAACGAGACAAGCTGATGTGGACTTTAAGGGACAACTGCCTATACATGTCAGAAGTTATTTAGATGAATTTGCCAATGTCGGCGAAATTCCAGACTTTGCGGAACAAACCTCAACAGTTCGCTCACGAAATATGAGTCTCGTACCCATTCTTCAAAACATTGCCCAACTTCAAGGGCTTTATAAGGAGAAGGAGGCTTGGAAAACCATTCTAGGAAACTGTGACAGTTTGCTTTATCTTGGAGGAAATGATGAAGAGACCTTCAAGTTCATGAGTGGTCTCTTAGGCAAACAAACCATTGATGTGAGAAGTACCAGTCGGTCGTATGGCCAAACAGGGTCTGGGTCAACGTCTCATCAGAAAATTGCAAGGGATCTCATGACTCCTGATGAAGTCGGAAACATGAAACGTGATGAATGCTTGGTGAGAATTGCAGGGGTTCCAGTCTTTAAGGAAAAGAAGTATTTCCCCTTGAAACATAAGAACTGGCAATACCTGGCGGACAATGAGACGGATGAGCGTTGGTGGCATTACCACATTGACCCCCTCAAAACAGAGGAAGTTCCGTTTGAACCCTCTGACCATAAGGTCAGAGATTTAAGTACAGAAAACACACTACACTAA
- a CDS encoding CPBP family intramembrane glutamic endopeptidase, with amino-acid sequence MKRLAVMYGAIHVNVLLVSFYLVGWLNGAWLPVLQVTFLALLLWSWKRFKFPKRNLSLKERGLWLLGSLGVMASMALIMSALFSGSEPNQETLVTVQNQIPVLSFILFLLNASVVEEVFYREVLWGVLSQPVIQVLLTSFLFALAHHPSSLFTWVIYGSLGLTLGIVRWQTDCLNSTLVHLSWNGIVFFLSLL; translated from the coding sequence ATGAAACGACTAGCAGTGATGTACGGAGCCATTCATGTCAATGTACTCCTAGTGAGTTTTTACCTGGTTGGTTGGCTAAATGGGGCATGGTTACCCGTTTTACAAGTGACATTTTTAGCCCTGCTATTGTGGAGCTGGAAAAGGTTTAAGTTCCCTAAAAGAAACCTATCCTTGAAGGAGAGAGGGCTTTGGTTACTTGGTAGTCTAGGTGTGATGGCAAGTATGGCTCTTATCATGAGTGCTCTATTTTCAGGAAGCGAACCAAACCAAGAAACGTTAGTGACTGTTCAAAATCAGATTCCTGTTCTGTCCTTTATTCTTTTTCTCCTTAATGCTAGTGTCGTGGAAGAAGTCTTTTACCGTGAAGTGTTGTGGGGAGTCTTGTCTCAACCAGTGATTCAAGTGTTGTTAACGAGTTTCCTCTTTGCCTTAGCCCACCACCCCTCTAGTCTATTCACTTGGGTGATTTATGGGAGTTTAGGTCTCACACTTGGTATAGTGCGATGGCAAACGGACTGCTTGAACTCAACTCTCGTTCATCTGTCTTGGAATGGAATCGTCTTTTTCTTATCTTTATTGTGA